In one Rhinopithecus roxellana isolate Shanxi Qingling chromosome 1, ASM756505v1, whole genome shotgun sequence genomic region, the following are encoded:
- the LOC104665849 gene encoding histone H3.3-like, with translation MAHTKQTARKSTGGKAPRKQLATKAARKSAPSTGGVKKPHRYRPGTVALREIRRYQKSTELLIRKLPFQRLVREIAQDFKTDLRVQSAAIGALQEASEAYLVGLFEDTNLCAIHAKRVTIMPKDIQLARRIRGERA, from the coding sequence ATGGCTCATACAAAGCAGACTGCCCGCAAATCGACCGGTGGTAAAGCACCCAGGAAGCAACTGGCTACAAAAGCCGCTCGCAAGAGTGCGCCCTCTACTGGAGGGGTGAAGAAACCTCATCGCTACAGGCCTGGTACTGTGGCGCTCCGTGAAATTAGACGTTATCAGAAGTCCACTGAACTTTTGATTCGCAAACTTCCCTTCCAGCGTCTGGTGCGAGAAATCGCTCAGGACTTTAAAACAGATCTGCGCGTCCAGAGCGCAGCTATCGGTGCTTTGCAGGAGGCAAGTGAGGCCTATCTGGTTGGCCTTTTTGAAGACACCAACCTGTGTGCTATCCACGCCAAACGTGTAACAATTATGCCAAAAGACATCCAGCTAGCACGCCGCATACGTGGAGAACGTGCTTAA